In Streptomyces durocortorensis, a genomic segment contains:
- the mptB gene encoding polyprenol phosphomannose-dependent alpha 1,6 mannosyltransferase MptB — MWAMSAVGHRRLGAAGSLAVAVGGWFSGKLPAHDPWGLWTDHGSVTKAAAAVLAYLGLTALVVAWWQYGRTASTVRDTLVTLAWWTAPFLLAPPLYSADVYSYIAQGAMVVEGHDVYTVGPSALDPGGIGGDAAASVGNHWRDTPAPYGPLFLLLSAAVAWTTGGTVVPAVLAMRLIALASLILIVWALRRLAREHGHSESRALWLGALNPLLLMHVIGGLHNDGLMIGLMLAGLVLALRGRWITGSALVGLAMMVKSPAAVALLFIGVLVHASATGPQPRRWAKGLLAPGLIACAVAGAATLIGGTGFGWLHTQGVAANIHTALSVPSDLGLGLGELLHLLAGTDPAPVKSAVQTLGLAAALVVIVLLARRAMRGSMTPAHALGLSLLVLVALSPMVQPWYLLWGMAVVAATAPYGRVSAILVVLSAALVYETHPMGATPPYGFALAGLAAVLGTLAIRRTPVVPPGVHLPAPRTPAAADPAPAPAPQSTP, encoded by the coding sequence TGGCTGGTTCTCCGGAAAGCTGCCGGCCCACGACCCCTGGGGCCTGTGGACCGACCACGGCTCCGTCACCAAGGCGGCCGCGGCCGTCCTCGCCTACCTCGGACTGACCGCGCTCGTCGTCGCCTGGTGGCAGTACGGCAGGACCGCCTCCACCGTCCGTGACACCCTCGTCACCCTCGCCTGGTGGACGGCCCCGTTCCTGCTCGCGCCCCCGCTCTACAGCGCCGACGTCTACAGCTACATCGCCCAGGGCGCGATGGTCGTCGAAGGGCACGACGTCTACACGGTGGGCCCCTCCGCCCTGGACCCCGGAGGCATCGGCGGCGACGCGGCCGCGAGCGTCGGCAACCACTGGCGCGACACTCCCGCCCCCTACGGCCCCCTCTTCCTGCTGCTGTCCGCCGCCGTCGCCTGGACCACCGGCGGAACGGTCGTCCCCGCTGTCCTGGCCATGCGCCTCATCGCGCTCGCCTCGCTGATCCTGATCGTCTGGGCACTGCGCCGCCTGGCGCGCGAGCACGGCCACAGCGAGAGCCGCGCCCTGTGGCTGGGCGCCCTCAACCCGCTCCTGCTGATGCATGTGATCGGCGGCCTGCACAACGACGGGCTGATGATCGGCCTCATGCTCGCCGGACTGGTGCTGGCCCTGCGCGGCCGGTGGATCACCGGCAGCGCACTCGTCGGACTCGCCATGATGGTGAAGTCCCCAGCGGCCGTGGCGCTCCTGTTCATCGGCGTCCTCGTGCACGCCTCCGCCACCGGACCCCAGCCGCGCCGCTGGGCCAAGGGGCTCCTCGCGCCCGGCCTGATCGCGTGCGCGGTCGCCGGAGCGGCGACGCTCATCGGCGGCACCGGTTTCGGCTGGCTCCACACCCAGGGCGTCGCCGCGAACATCCACACCGCGCTCTCCGTCCCAAGCGACCTCGGCCTCGGCCTCGGAGAGCTGCTGCACCTGCTCGCGGGCACCGACCCGGCACCGGTCAAGTCCGCCGTGCAGACCCTGGGCCTGGCCGCCGCGCTCGTCGTGATCGTCCTGCTGGCCCGGCGCGCGATGCGGGGCAGCATGACGCCCGCCCACGCCCTGGGTCTCTCACTGCTCGTCCTGGTCGCTCTCTCGCCCATGGTCCAGCCCTGGTACCTGCTGTGGGGCATGGCGGTGGTCGCCGCCACCGCACCGTACGGCAGGGTCTCCGCGATCCTGGTCGTGCTGTCGGCCGCCCTGGTGTACGAGACCCACCCCATGGGCGCCACCCCGCCCTACGGGTTCGCCCTGGCGGGCCTCGCCGCCGTCCTCGGCACCCTCGCCATCCGCAGGACCCCCGTCGTACCGCCCGGCGTCCACCTGCCCGCACCTCGCACACCCGCCGCCGCGGACCCGGCCCCCGCACCGGCCCCGCAGAGCACCCCGTAG
- a CDS encoding L-threonylcarbamoyladenylate synthase, whose translation MAKYLDVHPENPQPRTIATVVDSIRSGALVAYPTDSCYALGCQLGNRDGIGRIRSIRNLDDRHHFTLVCHDFAQLAQFVRVDNDVFRAIKAATPGSYTFILPATKEVPRQLMHPKKKTVGVRIPDHVVTQALLAELGEPLLSSTLLLPDEEEPLTQGWEIKERLDHEVDAVVDSGDCGTEPTTVIDFSGDEPEIVRRGAGDPSRFE comes from the coding sequence ATGGCCAAGTACCTTGACGTACACCCCGAAAATCCCCAGCCGCGCACCATCGCCACGGTGGTCGACAGCATCCGCTCCGGTGCGCTCGTCGCGTACCCGACCGACTCGTGCTACGCGCTGGGCTGCCAGTTGGGCAACCGCGACGGCATCGGCCGGATCCGGTCGATCCGGAATCTCGACGACCGTCACCACTTCACGCTGGTGTGCCACGACTTCGCGCAGCTGGCACAGTTCGTCCGTGTGGACAACGACGTGTTCCGTGCCATCAAGGCGGCGACGCCCGGCAGTTACACCTTCATTCTCCCGGCGACGAAGGAGGTGCCCCGCCAGCTGATGCACCCGAAGAAGAAGACGGTCGGCGTGCGCATCCCCGACCACGTCGTGACGCAGGCCCTGCTCGCCGAGCTCGGCGAGCCGCTGCTCTCCAGCACGCTGCTGCTGCCGGACGAGGAAGAACCGCTGACGCAGGGCTGGGAGATCAAGGAGCGGCTCGACCACGAGGTGGACGCCGTGGTCGACTCCGGCGACTGCGGCACCGAGCCGACCACGGTCATCGACTTCTCCGGTGACGAGCCCGAGATCGTACGCCGGGGCGCCGGGGACCCGTCCCGCTTCGAGTGA
- a CDS encoding hemolysin family protein — protein MTAIQLAIGALTLLTNAFFVGAEFALISVRRSQIEPQAIRGSRRAKSALWGLEHLSAAMATAQLGITISSLVLGAVAEPAIAHLLEPPFDAVGVPDALVHPIAFVIALTLATYLHMLIGEMIPKNIALAAPVATALALGPSLVALTRALRPVIFGINAFANTLLRLLKVEPKDEVASVFTDDELVRLVKDSSDAGLLAPADGERLRDALELGTRPVGEVMVPLGRTVTVDLGITPQGLERAAVASGFSRLPVTGPDDGILGYLHIKDALGVAERTKPLPTSAIHPVIRVEIDTPLDDALTAMRAAGTHLAAVAGDKGTVIGFVAMEDVLEELVGAAAV, from the coding sequence ATGACCGCCATCCAGCTCGCCATCGGCGCGCTCACCCTCCTGACCAACGCGTTCTTCGTCGGTGCGGAGTTCGCCCTGATCTCGGTGCGCCGCAGCCAGATCGAGCCCCAGGCCATACGCGGCAGCCGACGCGCCAAGAGCGCCCTGTGGGGCCTCGAACACCTGTCGGCCGCCATGGCGACCGCACAGCTCGGCATCACCATCTCCTCGCTGGTGCTGGGCGCCGTCGCCGAGCCGGCCATCGCCCATCTGCTGGAGCCGCCGTTCGACGCGGTCGGCGTGCCGGACGCGCTGGTCCACCCGATCGCGTTCGTGATCGCACTGACCCTGGCGACGTACCTGCACATGCTCATCGGCGAGATGATCCCGAAGAACATCGCGCTGGCCGCCCCCGTCGCCACGGCCCTGGCGCTCGGGCCCTCGCTGGTGGCCCTGACCCGGGCGCTGCGCCCGGTGATCTTCGGCATCAACGCCTTCGCCAACACGCTGCTGCGGCTCCTCAAGGTCGAGCCCAAGGACGAAGTCGCCTCGGTGTTCACCGACGACGAGCTCGTCCGGCTGGTGAAGGATTCCAGCGACGCGGGTCTGCTCGCCCCGGCCGACGGCGAGCGCCTGCGCGACGCCCTGGAGCTGGGCACCCGGCCGGTCGGCGAGGTGATGGTCCCGCTCGGCCGGACGGTCACCGTCGACCTCGGCATCACCCCGCAGGGGCTGGAGCGGGCCGCCGTCGCGTCCGGCTTCTCCCGGCTGCCGGTCACCGGACCGGACGACGGAATCCTCGGCTACCTCCACATCAAGGACGCCCTCGGTGTCGCGGAGCGCACCAAGCCGCTGCCCACGAGCGCGATCCACCCCGTCATCCGGGTCGAGATCGACACCCCGCTGGACGACGCCCTCACAGCGATGCGCGCCGCCGGTACGCACCTCGCGGCGGTCGCCGGGGACAAGGGCACGGTCATCGGCTTCGTGGCGATGGAGGACGTGCTGGAGGAGCTGGTGGGAGCCGCCGCGGTCTGA
- a CDS encoding hemolysin family protein: MSEVILLLLALGLTLACAVFVAAEFSLTTVERGELERATQAGERGAESALKAAKRLTFQLSGAQLGITVTSLVIGMLAEPSIAVLLRGPLEAVGLPSGAVSTVATLLGVALSTVVLMVIGELVPKNWAISSPLAVAKVVSTPQRAFTAAFAPLIRHLNNTANRAVRRMGLEPAEELASARTPQELIALAEHSAREGAIEEDSAELFVRTLNLAELSAENVMTPRVDVRALEAHATAADAANLTLATGLSRFPVYRDSLDEVIGTVHIRDVLALDESERARTPVTALATEPLLVPDSLPVDRLLTQLRKHRTMAVVIDEYGGTAGVATVEDIVEEVVGEVRDEHDPHERPDLAPAEPLGDGRPVWEAEGSIRLDQLDRIGFSAPEGPYETLAGLVATRLARIPVRTDRLELNGWQFDVLDIEHHRADRVRITAPAPALALVEEDAR; this comes from the coding sequence GTGAGCGAAGTGATATTGCTCCTCCTCGCCCTCGGGCTGACCCTGGCCTGCGCGGTGTTCGTCGCGGCCGAGTTCTCGCTGACCACCGTCGAGCGCGGCGAACTCGAACGCGCCACGCAAGCCGGTGAGCGCGGCGCCGAAAGTGCGCTCAAGGCCGCCAAGCGGCTCACTTTCCAGCTCTCCGGCGCGCAGCTCGGCATCACCGTGACCTCTCTGGTCATCGGCATGCTGGCCGAGCCGTCCATCGCCGTGCTGCTCCGCGGCCCGCTGGAGGCTGTCGGGCTTCCCTCCGGCGCCGTGTCCACGGTCGCCACCCTCCTCGGTGTGGCCCTGTCCACCGTCGTCCTCATGGTGATCGGTGAACTGGTCCCGAAGAACTGGGCGATCTCCAGCCCGCTGGCGGTCGCCAAGGTCGTCTCGACCCCGCAGCGGGCCTTCACGGCCGCCTTCGCCCCGCTGATCCGGCACCTCAACAACACCGCGAACCGTGCCGTACGGCGGATGGGCCTGGAGCCCGCCGAGGAGCTGGCCTCCGCCCGTACGCCCCAGGAGCTGATCGCGCTCGCCGAGCACTCCGCCCGCGAGGGCGCCATCGAGGAGGACTCGGCCGAACTCTTCGTCCGCACCCTGAACCTGGCGGAGCTGTCAGCCGAGAACGTGATGACGCCGCGCGTCGATGTGCGGGCGCTGGAGGCCCACGCCACCGCCGCCGACGCCGCAAACCTCACGCTGGCCACCGGCCTGTCCCGGTTCCCCGTCTACCGCGACAGCCTGGACGAGGTCATCGGCACGGTCCACATCCGCGACGTCCTCGCCCTGGACGAGTCCGAGCGGGCCCGGACCCCGGTCACCGCGCTGGCCACCGAACCCCTGCTCGTCCCCGATTCGCTGCCCGTGGACCGGCTGCTCACCCAGCTGCGCAAGCACCGCACCATGGCCGTGGTGATCGACGAGTACGGCGGCACCGCGGGTGTCGCCACCGTCGAGGACATCGTGGAGGAGGTCGTCGGCGAGGTCCGCGACGAGCACGACCCCCACGAGCGCCCCGACCTGGCGCCCGCCGAACCCCTCGGCGACGGCCGCCCGGTCTGGGAGGCCGAGGGCAGCATCCGCCTCGACCAGCTCGACCGGATCGGGTTCAGTGCGCCGGAGGGCCCCTACGAGACGCTCGCCGGTCTCGTCGCGACGCGGCTCGCCCGCATCCCCGTCCGCACGGACCGGCTGGAGCTCAACGGCTGGCAGTTCGACGTCCTCGACATCGAGCACCACCGGGCCGACCGGGTCCGTATCACCGCGCCCGCCCCGGCGCTGGCCCTCGTGGAGGAGGACGCCCGATGA
- a CDS encoding DUF4180 domain-containing protein: MADAIEEHHGVPVLVCDADGVQIATVQDALDQLIGMAFQGAEVVAVPAARLDDRFFDLSTGFAGDMLQKFSAYRLRLVVLGDIGHHLSASAALPDLVREANRGRDVWFLPDLDALAARLA; encoded by the coding sequence ATGGCTGACGCCATCGAGGAGCACCACGGCGTACCGGTCCTGGTGTGCGACGCCGACGGCGTCCAGATCGCCACCGTCCAGGACGCCCTCGACCAGCTGATCGGCATGGCCTTCCAGGGCGCGGAGGTGGTGGCCGTGCCGGCCGCGCGCCTGGACGACCGCTTCTTCGACCTCAGTACCGGTTTCGCCGGGGACATGCTGCAGAAGTTCTCGGCCTACCGGCTGCGTCTGGTCGTCCTCGGGGACATCGGCCACCACCTCTCGGCCAGTGCCGCCCTGCCCGACCTCGTGCGCGAGGCCAACCGGGGCAGGGACGTCTGGTTCCTGCCGGACTTGGACGCCCTCGCCGCCCGGCTGGCCTAG
- a CDS encoding helix-turn-helix domain-containing protein, giving the protein MESDERELYSIGEVAERLGLHVRTVRNYVRDGKLKAVRIGKQYRISREDFEALTGRTAEAAPGPASAPARGHLEVSSIVQIDGLTRDAAHRLSTLVTASAQSARSPSDSLRIQTVYDQERARMKIVVLGGAATTAELLHLIDSVTGPDSGLFPSTESGQGADHG; this is encoded by the coding sequence ATGGAGAGCGATGAACGCGAGCTGTACTCGATCGGCGAGGTGGCCGAACGGCTGGGCCTGCATGTGCGGACCGTCCGGAACTACGTCCGCGACGGAAAGCTCAAGGCCGTCCGGATCGGCAAGCAGTACCGGATCAGCCGGGAGGACTTCGAGGCCCTGACCGGCCGTACCGCCGAGGCCGCCCCGGGTCCGGCCTCCGCGCCCGCACGCGGCCACCTGGAGGTGTCCAGCATCGTGCAGATCGACGGGCTCACCCGGGACGCCGCACACCGTTTGAGCACCTTGGTCACGGCGAGCGCCCAGTCCGCGCGGAGCCCGTCGGACTCCCTGCGCATCCAGACCGTCTACGACCAGGAGCGAGCCCGAATGAAGATCGTCGTCCTCGGCGGCGCCGCCACCACCGCGGAGCTGCTGCACCTGATCGACAGCGTGACGGGCCCGGACAGCGGTCTGTTCCCCTCCACGGAGAGCGGACAGGGGGCGGACCATGGCTGA
- a CDS encoding DUF6381 family protein has translation MNLPDTPVERARRTRERAEELGRAADRATDPEHRRRLREKALRLLREDPAAGPRP, from the coding sequence ATGAACCTGCCCGACACCCCGGTGGAACGAGCCCGCCGCACCCGTGAACGCGCCGAGGAACTGGGCCGCGCCGCCGACCGGGCCACTGACCCCGAACACCGCAGGCGGCTGCGGGAGAAGGCCCTGCGACTGCTGAGGGAGGACCCGGCGGCAGGCCCCCGGCCCTGA
- a CDS encoding GNAT family N-acetyltransferase has protein sequence MTPILRTHRLLLEPYVPEDEQAFVALFQDTSVSRWMGDGPASEAEDRALFGRIFSKVYAQDLFAVWAVRRDGLLVGHAEIKPTEAVGGGHEIIYALAPTAWGYGLGTELAQVLVAHGFETLGLTEVHATVAAANQASLTLLARIGFEHVRDIEEDDGSTTRVLTRRRS, from the coding sequence GTGACCCCGATTCTGCGCACCCACAGGCTCCTGCTGGAGCCGTACGTCCCTGAGGACGAACAGGCCTTCGTCGCCCTGTTCCAGGACACCAGCGTGTCGCGCTGGATGGGCGACGGCCCCGCCTCCGAGGCGGAGGACCGCGCCCTGTTCGGACGGATCTTCAGCAAGGTCTACGCCCAGGACCTGTTCGCCGTCTGGGCCGTTCGACGCGACGGTCTCCTGGTCGGGCACGCCGAGATCAAGCCGACCGAGGCCGTCGGCGGCGGCCACGAGATCATCTACGCCCTCGCGCCGACGGCCTGGGGGTACGGCCTGGGCACCGAGCTGGCGCAGGTCCTCGTCGCCCACGGCTTCGAGACCCTCGGGCTCACCGAGGTGCACGCCACCGTCGCCGCGGCGAACCAGGCCTCGCTGACACTGCTGGCCCGCATCGGCTTCGAGCACGTACGGGACATCGAGGAGGACGACGGCAGCACCACCCGCGTGCTGACCCGCCGCCGCTCCTGA
- a CDS encoding ABC transporter substrate-binding protein codes for MTQQPVSPDLVSTFAPDGTLRASINLGNPILAGRDAETGEPGGVSVDLAREFGRRLGVPVELVVFERAALSVDAVKAGRADIGFFAADPARGEGLRFTAPYVLIEGSYLVPDASPITENGQVDREGTRISVGSGSAYDLFLTRGIRRAEIVRFQGAGPALAALRAGEVEVAAGIRQLLEGEAARAVGVRVLPGRFMVIQQAMGTPEGRGTAAQELLAAFVEEMKAGGFVADALKRHGVEGATVAPAG; via the coding sequence ATGACTCAGCAGCCGGTCTCCCCCGACCTCGTCTCCACGTTCGCGCCCGACGGCACCCTGCGGGCCTCGATCAATCTGGGCAACCCGATCCTGGCGGGCCGGGACGCCGAGACCGGTGAGCCGGGCGGCGTCTCCGTCGACCTGGCGCGGGAGTTCGGGCGCCGACTCGGGGTGCCGGTCGAGCTCGTGGTCTTCGAGCGGGCCGCGCTGTCGGTGGACGCGGTGAAGGCGGGCCGGGCGGACATCGGCTTCTTCGCGGCCGACCCCGCGCGCGGCGAGGGGCTCCGGTTCACCGCGCCGTACGTGCTGATCGAGGGCAGCTACCTGGTGCCCGACGCGTCCCCGATCACCGAGAACGGCCAGGTGGACCGCGAGGGAACCCGGATCTCGGTCGGTTCGGGGTCCGCGTACGACCTTTTCCTCACGCGCGGGATCCGGCGCGCGGAGATCGTCCGGTTCCAGGGCGCCGGTCCCGCGCTCGCCGCCCTGCGGGCGGGCGAGGTGGAGGTGGCGGCCGGTATCCGGCAGCTGCTGGAGGGCGAGGCCGCGCGGGCTGTGGGCGTACGGGTGCTGCCGGGGCGGTTCATGGTGATCCAGCAGGCCATGGGCACGCCCGAGGGGCGGGGCACGGCGGCGCAGGAGCTGCTGGCGGCGTTCGTGGAGGAGATGAAGGCGGGCGGCTTCGTCGCCGACGCTCTGAAGCGTCATGGCGTCGAGGGCGCGACGGTCGCGCCCGCCGGCTGA
- a CDS encoding DinB family protein has protein sequence MTSDDRVGPPLSGSERETLRGFLDYHRETLAMKCAGLTDEQLRERSMPPSTLSLLALVRHLTEVERAWFRRVFEDGDAPMVWSQEPFDFQAAYDASASNRAEAFAAWEAEVATSRRIEREAASLDLPGRQPRWGKDVSLRMVMVHVLLEYGRHNGHADLLREGVDGTVGA, from the coding sequence ATGACGAGTGATGACCGGGTCGGGCCTCCCCTGTCCGGGAGCGAGCGTGAGACACTGCGGGGCTTTCTCGACTACCACCGCGAAACTCTGGCCATGAAGTGCGCCGGGCTGACCGACGAGCAGTTGCGCGAGCGGTCAATGCCGCCGTCCACGCTGTCGCTGCTGGCTCTGGTACGGCACCTGACCGAAGTGGAACGCGCCTGGTTCCGGCGGGTGTTCGAGGACGGCGATGCGCCGATGGTCTGGTCACAGGAGCCTTTCGACTTCCAGGCCGCGTACGACGCGAGCGCCTCGAACCGCGCCGAGGCGTTCGCGGCCTGGGAGGCCGAGGTGGCGACCTCGCGCCGCATCGAGCGGGAGGCGGCGTCGCTGGATCTGCCGGGCCGTCAGCCCCGTTGGGGCAAGGACGTCTCGTTGCGGATGGTCATGGTTCACGTCCTGCTGGAGTACGGCCGCCACAACGGGCACGCGGACCTGCTGCGCGAAGGGGTGGACGGGACGGTGGGCGCCTGA
- the aac(3) gene encoding aminoglycoside 3-N-acetyltransferase encodes MDVQALLRRSGGPVTRDRIRDDLAALGLGRGDTVMFHTRLSAIGYVPGGPQTVIDALLDVVGTTGTLMVSCGWNDAPPYDFTTWPRTWQDALRAHHPAYDPELSEAEHGNGRLPEALRRRPGAVRSRHPDASLAALGPSAAALMADHPWDDPHGPDSPLARLVALGGRVLLLGAPRETMTLLHLAESLARAPGKRFVTYEQPVQVNGERVWRTFHDIDSTDGAFDYSSVVPAGQDPFAVIVRSMLDAGIGRDGTVGAARSCLFEAGPAVDFGVRWIEEHLSTPV; translated from the coding sequence ATGGACGTACAAGCACTGCTGCGGCGCTCCGGGGGGCCGGTGACGCGGGACCGGATCAGGGACGATCTGGCCGCGCTGGGCCTCGGCCGGGGTGACACCGTGATGTTCCATACGCGGCTCTCCGCGATCGGCTACGTCCCGGGCGGCCCCCAGACCGTCATCGACGCCCTCCTCGATGTGGTGGGCACGACCGGCACACTGATGGTCTCCTGCGGTTGGAACGACGCCCCGCCGTACGACTTCACCACCTGGCCCCGCACCTGGCAGGACGCCCTGCGCGCCCACCACCCCGCGTACGACCCGGAGCTCAGTGAGGCCGAGCACGGCAACGGCCGTCTCCCGGAGGCCCTGCGCCGCAGGCCCGGGGCGGTGCGCAGTCGTCACCCCGACGCGAGCCTCGCGGCGCTCGGCCCGTCGGCGGCCGCGCTGATGGCCGACCACCCCTGGGACGACCCGCACGGCCCGGACAGCCCGCTGGCGCGCCTCGTCGCGCTCGGCGGGCGGGTGCTGCTGCTCGGGGCGCCCCGGGAGACGATGACGCTGCTGCACCTCGCGGAGTCGCTGGCCCGGGCGCCCGGCAAACGGTTCGTGACGTACGAGCAGCCCGTCCAGGTGAACGGCGAGCGGGTCTGGCGCACCTTCCATGACATCGACTCGACGGACGGCGCATTCGACTACTCCTCCGTCGTGCCCGCGGGACAGGACCCCTTCGCGGTCATCGTCCGGAGCATGCTCGACGCAGGCATCGGCCGGGACGGCACCGTCGGCGCCGCCAGGAGCTGTCTGTTCGAGGCCGGTCCCGCCGTCGACTTCGGCGTCCGCTGGATCGAGGAACACCTGAGCACTCCCGTGTGA
- a CDS encoding polysaccharide lyase 8 family protein — translation MTSAWSRRTFLATSAALTATGGALVLPAPHAAADDPYTALRATWSALILGEGFSPTAEPFRSRLADLGTRARQLLETMAPADGSLWPDAVFADPDPDTDPESYAFSGRMADSFLRLSAMAQAYRQQGTGLTGDAGLRDAVIRGLDHLHSQVYNDQQTRYGNWYSWQIGAPQALLDVCVLLYDALTPERLARCCAAVDHFVPDSTVASYTGTSTGANRVDLCRVLALRGVVGGTSAKIALARDALSPVFPLVTKGDGLYADGSFIQHTTVPYTGSYGSVMLGGLGLLFALLKGTAWEVTDPQRQVVFDAVENAWAPFLYNGLVMDSVAGRAISRGEGDDHRRGHPVLASIVLLGRGASAAENARWRGLVKGWAQRDYYSPPLSDPSLGLTSLARIKSVLDDTSLTVVPEPDGHRLFPDMARATHRRPGWAAALSMADRRITYYETGNGENLRGWHTGAGMLYWWGDTFANGQYSDAFWPTVDPYRLPGTTVSRKPLADGAGGDWGASLPDVNWVGGVTDKKRAAVGQYLKGLSSTLMAKKSWFFLDDTVVCLGAGIHGRDGSAVESTVDNRNLGPVGNAPFTVGGSATPRTLPWSATLTNTSWAHLAGHGGYVFPGGATVKALRENRTGRWSDINTAGSTDPVSRKYLTLWFDHGQNPTDAAYVYQVLPGATEQRTAARAADSDWLRVLANTDDQQGVAVPSTGLTAVNFWFGGSVGPLVADAPCSVMVTEHADGTATVCVSDPMRMRTSLTLTWDRAVASVVSKPSTVTSAATGASLWLVFGDLSGTRGATQTVKVRLS, via the coding sequence ATGACTTCTGCCTGGTCCCGCCGTACCTTTCTGGCCACCTCCGCGGCACTTACTGCCACCGGCGGCGCGCTGGTGCTGCCCGCGCCCCACGCCGCCGCCGACGATCCGTACACCGCCCTGCGCGCCACGTGGAGCGCACTGATCCTCGGCGAGGGATTCAGCCCGACCGCCGAACCGTTCAGGAGCCGGCTGGCGGACCTCGGTACGCGGGCCCGGCAGTTGCTGGAGACCATGGCCCCGGCGGACGGATCGCTGTGGCCCGACGCCGTGTTCGCCGACCCGGACCCGGACACCGACCCCGAGTCGTACGCCTTCTCCGGGCGGATGGCCGACAGCTTCCTCCGCCTCAGCGCCATGGCGCAGGCCTACCGCCAGCAGGGCACCGGGCTGACCGGGGACGCCGGACTGCGCGACGCCGTGATCAGGGGCCTCGATCACCTCCACAGCCAGGTGTACAACGACCAGCAGACCCGGTACGGGAACTGGTACAGCTGGCAGATCGGCGCGCCCCAGGCCCTGCTGGACGTGTGTGTGCTGCTGTACGACGCCCTCACCCCGGAGCGGCTCGCGCGCTGCTGCGCCGCGGTGGACCACTTCGTACCGGACTCCACCGTGGCCTCGTACACCGGGACGAGCACCGGGGCCAACCGGGTCGATCTGTGCCGGGTGCTGGCCCTGCGGGGGGTCGTCGGCGGGACCTCGGCCAAGATCGCCCTGGCCCGGGACGCCCTCTCCCCCGTCTTCCCGCTGGTGACCAAGGGCGACGGGCTCTACGCCGACGGCTCGTTCATCCAGCACACCACCGTGCCCTACACCGGCAGCTACGGATCGGTGATGCTCGGCGGGCTCGGGCTGCTGTTCGCACTCCTCAAGGGGACCGCGTGGGAGGTCACCGACCCGCAGCGGCAGGTGGTGTTCGACGCGGTGGAGAACGCCTGGGCCCCCTTCCTCTACAACGGTCTTGTCATGGACTCCGTCGCGGGCCGGGCCATCAGCCGCGGCGAGGGCGACGACCACCGGCGCGGCCATCCGGTCCTCGCGTCGATCGTGCTGCTCGGCCGGGGCGCGTCGGCCGCCGAGAACGCCCGCTGGCGGGGGCTGGTCAAGGGCTGGGCGCAGCGCGACTACTACAGCCCGCCGCTGAGCGACCCATCCCTCGGGCTGACCTCACTGGCCCGGATCAAGAGCGTCCTGGACGACACCTCGCTCACGGTGGTGCCCGAGCCGGACGGCCACCGGCTCTTCCCCGACATGGCCCGGGCCACCCACCGCCGCCCCGGCTGGGCCGCCGCACTGAGCATGGCCGATAGGCGGATCACCTACTACGAGACCGGCAACGGCGAGAATCTGCGCGGCTGGCACACCGGGGCGGGGATGCTCTACTGGTGGGGCGACACGTTCGCCAACGGCCAGTACAGCGACGCTTTCTGGCCCACTGTGGACCCCTACCGGCTGCCCGGGACCACGGTCTCGCGCAAGCCGCTGGCCGACGGGGCGGGCGGTGACTGGGGCGCGTCCCTGCCCGATGTGAACTGGGTCGGCGGGGTCACCGACAAGAAGCGCGCGGCGGTGGGGCAGTACCTGAAGGGGCTGTCGAGCACGCTGATGGCGAAGAAGTCGTGGTTCTTCCTCGACGACACCGTGGTGTGCCTGGGCGCGGGCATCCACGGCCGGGACGGCTCGGCCGTGGAGAGCACGGTCGACAACCGCAACCTGGGGCCGGTGGGCAACGCCCCCTTCACCGTCGGAGGTTCGGCCACACCGAGAACCCTCCCCTGGTCGGCGACGCTGACCAACACATCCTGGGCGCATCTCGCCGGACACGGCGGCTACGTCTTCCCCGGCGGGGCCACCGTGAAGGCGCTGCGGGAGAACCGGACCGGGCGCTGGAGCGACATCAACACCGCGGGTTCCACGGACCCGGTCTCGCGCAAATACCTCACCCTCTGGTTCGACCACGGCCAGAACCCGACGGACGCCGCCTACGTGTACCAGGTGCTGCCGGGCGCGACCGAACAGCGGACCGCGGCGCGGGCGGCGGACAGCGACTGGCTGCGGGTGCTCGCCAACACCGACGACCAGCAGGGCGTCGCGGTCCCGTCGACCGGGCTGACCGCCGTCAACTTCTGGTTCGGCGGGAGCGTCGGCCCGCTGGTGGCGGACGCCCCCTGTTCGGTGATGGTCACCGAACACGCCGACGGGACGGCCACCGTGTGCGTCAGCGACCCCATGCGCATGCGGACGAGCCTGACCCTCACGTGGGACCGGGCGGTCGCCTCGGTCGTCTCGAAGCCGTCGACCGTGACATCGGCGGCCACCGGGGCGTCGCTGTGGCTGGTCTTCGGCGACCTCTCCGGTACGCGCGGGGCGACGCAGACGGTGAAGGTGCGGCTCTCCTGA